A region from the Salicibibacter cibarius genome encodes:
- a CDS encoding GNAT family N-acetyltransferase, producing MISVVKANQQHIEGIARVCTDGHWATYGHSKPKAYIERVVEAFYNYDRIRQEVTETSKHWGGYFVALDDGEVVGAGGGGMTGDTTGELFVLYLDPDRRNEGIGTKILDAVTIQQKEFGAIEQWVSVEKDNDMGITFYEARGFSYQYERESYGNEGEEDYISLRYYRLI from the coding sequence ATGATTTCGGTCGTAAAAGCGAATCAACAACATATCGAAGGAATAGCGCGTGTTTGCACGGATGGCCATTGGGCGACATATGGACATTCCAAACCTAAAGCATACATTGAGAGAGTGGTCGAAGCGTTTTACAACTATGATCGAATACGGCAGGAAGTCACGGAAACGAGCAAACATTGGGGCGGTTACTTCGTTGCCTTGGACGATGGCGAAGTCGTTGGTGCCGGTGGCGGTGGCATGACAGGAGATACAACGGGCGAGCTTTTTGTATTGTACCTTGATCCTGATAGAAGAAATGAAGGGATCGGAACGAAGATTCTGGATGCCGTTACCATCCAGCAAAAGGAATTCGGAGCCATTGAACAATGGGTATCAGTTGAAAAAGACAATGATATGGGCATCACTTTCTATGAAGCTAGGGGTTTTTCATACCAATATGAAAGAGAGAGTTATGGAAACGAGGGGGAGGAAGATTATATATCCTTGAGGTATTATCGATTAATATAG
- a CDS encoding pyridoxamine 5'-phosphate oxidase family protein: protein MSEEGPRDSPVWFHWESAFLWIIGTPDDSFPKRIEINPKCAVGIVDFDQKSRKVFHAGFRGQGFVEDFDSGIANRLLSRYLGTDDPRLNNSNVLIRFMMETVVVRDQSYLIRGDY from the coding sequence GTGTCAGAAGAAGGTCCGCGGGATTCCCCGGTGTGGTTTCATTGGGAGAGCGCTTTTCTATGGATAATAGGGACGCCAGATGATAGTTTTCCCAAGCGAATCGAAATCAATCCGAAATGCGCGGTTGGTATCGTTGATTTTGATCAAAAAAGCAGGAAAGTCTTTCATGCCGGATTCAGAGGCCAAGGCTTCGTTGAAGATTTTGATAGTGGGATAGCAAACCGTCTGCTCTCTCGTTATTTAGGAACCGATGATCCTCGTTTGAATAATAGTAACGTGCTCATTCGTTTTATGATGGAAACTGTAGTTGTTCGGGATCAATCTTATCTGATCCGGGGTGACTATTGA
- a CDS encoding N-acetylmuramoyl-L-alanine amidase family protein, translated as MGRKNFVLKGAAVFIFSVASVAGLSAQKADASVSGETIAIDAGHGGHDNGATGNGLYEKELVYDVAHRTQELLEEAGAEVIMTRDGDYFVELIERANLANDGGADSFVSIHANSASDASVSGTETFHHPSDSEGETLASDLQSSMVQEFGSNDRGVKSSDFSVLRNSDMPAALVELGFVSNQAEADTMLTDAFRNEAANAIYQGLYEYH; from the coding sequence ATGGGAAGGAAAAATTTTGTTTTGAAAGGAGCCGCAGTTTTCATTTTCAGTGTGGCGAGTGTTGCCGGATTATCTGCTCAGAAGGCAGATGCAAGTGTCTCGGGTGAAACCATTGCGATTGATGCCGGTCATGGGGGGCATGATAATGGAGCTACTGGAAATGGTTTATACGAAAAAGAACTTGTATATGATGTGGCTCACCGTACCCAAGAGTTGTTGGAAGAAGCTGGGGCGGAAGTAATCATGACGAGAGATGGAGACTATTTTGTGGAACTCATCGAGCGGGCGAATTTGGCCAATGATGGCGGAGCTGATTCTTTCGTCAGCATTCATGCCAATTCTGCTTCAGATGCTTCCGTAAGTGGCACGGAAACCTTTCATCATCCATCGGATTCGGAGGGGGAAACATTAGCCTCCGACCTGCAAAGTAGCATGGTACAAGAGTTTGGCAGCAACGACCGCGGTGTGAAATCTAGCGATTTCAGCGTTCTTCGTAACTCGGACATGCCCGCTGCCTTGGTTGAATTAGGGTTCGTCTCTAATCAAGCAGAAGCCGATACGATGTTGACCGATGCCTTCCGTAACGAAGCAGCCAACGCGATTTATCAGGGGCTTTATGAATATCATTAA